The Candidatus Manganitrophaceae bacterium genomic sequence AGCTGAGCCACCTGAGCCACAGCCTGAGCCTCAGCCTGAGCCGCCTCGGCCGCAGCCAGAGCCGCAGTCTGAGGATCCCCATCCAGAAACGCCTGAGCCTCCTGAGCCGCCAGAATCGCCGCAGCCTCAGCCGCCTGAGCCTCAACCAGAGGCTCAGCCTGAAACTCAATCAGAGCTGCCAGAGCCTCATTCTGAACCGCCAGAGCCGCAGCCGCAGCCTCAGCCTCAACCGCCGCAGCCGCAGCCGCAGCCGCAGCCTCAGCCTCAACCGCCGCAGCCGCAGCCTCAGCCTCAACCGCCGCAGCCGCAGCCTGATTCGCCGCATCCTGAGCCACCAGAGCCGCCTGAGCCGTATCCTGAGCCACCAGAGCCGCAGCCGCAGCCGCATCCTGAACCGCCTGAGCCGCAGCCTGATCCGCCAGAACCTCAGCCGCAGCCGCCAGAGCCTCAGCCTCAACCTCAGCCTCAGCCAACAGAGCCTCAGCCGCAGCCGCCAGAGTCCCAGCCACAACCGCCTGAGCCTCAGCCTCAACCGCCGCAGCCGCAGCCTGAACCGCCAGAGCCTCAGCATCCTGAGCCTCAGTCTGAACCACAGCCTGAGCCACCAGAGCCTCAGCCTGAGCCGCCTCAGCCGCCGCCAGATCCGCAGTCTGAAGATCCCCATCCAGAAACGCCTGAGCCTCCTGAGCCGCCAGAATCGCCGCAGCCTCAGCCGCCTGAGCCTCAGCCAGAGGCTCAGCCTGAAACTCAATCAGAGCTGCCAGAGCCTCATTCTGAACCGCCTGAGCCGCAGCCGCAGCCTCAGCCACAACCGCCTGAGCCTCAGCCTCAACCGCCAGAGCCTCAGCCTGAGCCTCAGCCTGAGCCGCCGTAGCCTCAGCCGTCACCGCAGCCTGAGCCGCAGCCAACTCAGCCTGGGCCGCCTCAGCCGAAGCCTGAGCCGCCTGATCCGCAGCCGCCAGAGCCGTAACCTCAGCCGCCAGAGCCTCAACCTGAGCCGCCTGAGCCGCAGCCAGAGCCGTAGTCTGAAACTCCCCAGCCTGAGCCGCCTCAACCGCCTCAACCGCCAGAATCGCCGCAGCCTCAGCCGCCAGAGCCTCAACCAGAGGCTCAGCCTGAGCCTCAATCAGAGCCGCCAGAGCCTCATCCTGAACCGCCAGAGCCTCAGCCTCAGCCTCAGCCTGAGCCGCCACAAGCTCCGCCTGAACCGCCAGAGCCTCAGCCTCAGCCTCAGCCTGAGCCGTTAGAGCCTCAGCCGTCACCGCAGCCTGAGCCGCCTCAGCCGCAGCCCCTAGAGCCGCAGCCTGAGCCGCCTGAGCCGAAGCCTGAGCCGCCTGATCCGCAGCCTGAACCGCCTGAACCTCAGCCTGATCCGCCAGAGCCTCAGCCTCAGCTGTCAGATCCTCAGCCTGATTGACCGGAGTGGGCTGTCCAAAGGCCGAAATTATGGGAAACCCAGTGACCGCAAGAATTGCGACAAGAACGAGAACTCTACGCATTATACATACCTTAGTAACATATACGTTCTTGGCTGTCATTTTTTCTTTTGTTATCATGTCTAAGTCCTCCTTACGTGCTGACTAGAGATAAAAAGGTCCAATCAAATACGTGGCTATCTTTGTGCACGTATTTGATTTTGTATCGCCTTTACCCTTCTGGTGATCTGGTTACACTCCAACTTTCTAAAACTCGCTTTTAGATCTCTTTGAAGCTCTATTTCCTTTAATCGACTCTTCCCTTTCCAACATATCTCCTTTCGTGGTCCTAAACTTTTTTTTAGAACGACGGGAATCTCCTCATTCTGGCGAGCTCCTATATCTTGAGAATTTTCGATGCCCGGAGCCGAAGATCCTCCCTCACCGCAACCGGCGATGGCACCTATTAAGATGAGAATGAACACTCCGATTGGTATTTTATGTTTGAGTTTAGACTTACGCAAAATTTTCATTTCTCCCCCGTAATAAAATCCGGTTAATTGAAACCCTTTTTTTGGATGTATCCTCGAAAAGAAGCAATTATCTCTATGTGGGATGCAATCACCATGCCATAGAGATAGAAGTGGGGATGTCATCATAACTAATTAAAATATAAGGTATTATTGTAATCAATGGAGGGGGGGTCGAAAAGAACGATAATAAGACAGGTGATTTACCCATTGTGAAGGGGCAAATGACGATGTTAAATGGAGGAGTAGACGACAAATGGATTACGGGCAGAAACTACAATATGGGGGTGTAAGGGTTTGTTCAGTTGACATCATCCTCAATGCATCTTAAAATCTGCTTATGAAAAATATTTGTCATATCCTGATCGTCGTTGCCTTCCTTTTCTTTTCCGGTAACCTTCAGGCCTCAAAGATCAAAACCGCAGACAAGGACTTACCACAAGGGATGGTCATCATTCCAGCAGGCCCTTTCTGGATGGGGATCGATGAACTTCCTCCGGATACCCCGTGGGGCCAGAAAGATTCTAAACCGAAACACGAGGTCTCACTTCCCACTTTCTACATCGACCAGCATGAAGTCACCCATGGTGCTTATCAAAAGTTTGAACCGGAAATGAAAATACCGGATCGCACGCCAGACATCCCGATGACCCACGTCACCTGGCATGATGCCGACCGCTACTGTCATTCACTTGGGAAACGTCTTCCGACGGAGGCCGAATGGGAAAAGGCCGCGCGGGGGACCGATGGGCGCGCCTATCCATGGGGAAATAAGTTTGAACTTAAATTGGCAAATACGGGAGCAGCACCGATGCCGGTCGGCTCTTTTCCAAAAGATAAAAGCCCCTACGGCGTTTTCGATATGGCTGGGAATGTCTCAGAATGGACCGACACCTGGTATCGGGCTTACCCGGGGAATACCTTTCCGTCAGAAGATTACGGAATTTTCCAGAAGGTGGTACGCGGTGGTTCTTTTAATGTTAATCGGCACTTCGCTGATGATATGTTTGCTCAGGTCACTTTTCGAAACTACAACCGGCCCCACATCGCAGGTCCGGACAACGGCTTCCGCTGCGCTCAGTCACTTTTGAACTAATTTTCCTGTCTCCGCTCACCAGCACACACTTCGCAGGGACAGATCTCCTTCAGATAATCAAAAGCATAAATTCCCGTGGTATGACCATCATTCCAATCGATCGAGACGGCATAATGCCCGACTGCCTCTATTTCTATCGACATAATGTTGTCCGGTATGTTTTCCGCCGAGATGATCTTTTCACCACTCCATTCATGAACGCATGAGGCACAGCGACAGGCTTCGCGGAGGGCCGCATTCG encodes the following:
- a CDS encoding DUF971 domain-containing protein; translated protein: MIPKDVTPTEIEKIGTTGIRVAWSDGHQATYTNAALREACRCASCVHEWSGEKIISAENIPDNIMSIEIEAVGHYAVSIDWNDGHTTGIYAFDYLKEICPCEVCAGERRQEN